A window from bacterium encodes these proteins:
- a CDS encoding T9SS type A sorting domain-containing protein, whose amino-acid sequence MTSRFRRTRRLVPVTFLIFILALAALAQAATPLEKRADGISGGAEAISRSAQVPPGVALHGSPTDGTGDKAFVPGIGFPAFNFDDNALENGGFLFIPPDPMGAAGPDRLVGIVNAGIECRTKTGLMLFRDSLRDFFSPLGAATLGTFCFDPKIVYDHYEDRFVVVALERWFQANGDPSNESRILIAVSKTASPASPTAADWNYMAINSKVNIGGFDHWADYPGFEVDEEAVYVTANMFPFVSGTGGTRLWIVDKGVAAGFYAGGPAAHAVYDPIPAGYFSMTMQPAEVHGPGGVGGPGSNIGTFLVAYSSLTYGGPGNPEAVQVIRVDDPLGAPTFTGEFVTVGDIEDVGGVFGFPALPDAPQAGGVGLIEVNDSRALDAVWRNGSLWAVTTINPNATSDPVNAGQTTAHWFRFDTTSVPGPIVLTDEGNIGGEDIQPGAYTFFPGLAVNANGDVKFGFAASGANIFAGAYMAGREAGDPPGTVQATGVVRAGVDYYYRTFGGSRNRWGDYSGVALDPADDTTFWIFNEYAEVRGTPISGEDGRWGTAWRACAPTAPGLIVDVYPISGLTDPVSLFSKLDGSGDPMFAAQLWNGVIGDPTTLTDATIGVTIRDVFGTPIVGFPREQIFVRAQFGGWAECPTAVLHADFDTDASGFTTISRALHAGGSSAPGELMLVIVNDPLVTTTTYPLGLPGLQYWVNSTDLTGNLVTDLTDVSAFAGVYFAAAYDYAGDFRWDGKIDLTDVTRMASGLAAACPPAKALDVALGTAGEVGLRFDSPQGGVARDLAPGERIDAYLVLAGDAARHGIEAFAARLRTSDNVIVHETELLGRALNLGTDTDLVVGYGATRGGADEVTLARVRLSVTNAMPASFWLEGAKGMGGPAVVIGDGMEGVVPTSGAVEAPVARLNDKDFQPGENLPMVARLAVNVVPNPFNPRTEIRFALPAAGEVSVRVYDAAGRLVRALVQENRAAGPHVVVWNGDDDAGRKAASGVYWAQVKSDGQSVQQKMVLLK is encoded by the coding sequence ATGACGTCTCGTTTTCGCCGCACTCGCCGGCTCGTCCCGGTCACATTCCTGATTTTCATTCTCGCCCTGGCCGCCCTGGCCCAGGCCGCGACCCCGCTCGAGAAGCGGGCCGACGGCATTTCCGGCGGCGCCGAAGCCATCAGCCGCTCCGCCCAGGTCCCGCCGGGCGTCGCGTTGCACGGCAGTCCCACCGACGGCACGGGAGACAAGGCCTTCGTGCCCGGCATCGGTTTCCCCGCCTTCAACTTCGACGACAACGCCCTCGAGAACGGGGGCTTCCTCTTCATCCCCCCCGACCCCATGGGCGCCGCCGGCCCCGATCGCCTCGTGGGCATCGTCAACGCGGGCATCGAGTGCCGCACCAAGACCGGCCTCATGCTGTTCCGCGACTCCCTGCGCGACTTCTTCTCGCCCCTGGGCGCCGCGACCCTCGGCACCTTCTGCTTCGATCCCAAGATCGTGTACGACCACTACGAGGACCGCTTCGTGGTCGTGGCCCTCGAACGCTGGTTCCAGGCCAACGGGGACCCGAGCAACGAGTCCCGCATCCTGATCGCCGTGTCCAAGACGGCGTCGCCAGCCTCGCCGACGGCGGCCGACTGGAACTACATGGCCATCAACTCCAAGGTGAACATCGGGGGCTTCGATCACTGGGCCGACTACCCCGGTTTCGAGGTCGACGAGGAGGCCGTCTACGTGACGGCGAACATGTTCCCCTTCGTCTCGGGGACGGGCGGCACGCGCCTGTGGATCGTCGACAAGGGCGTCGCGGCCGGCTTCTACGCGGGCGGCCCCGCCGCGCACGCCGTGTACGATCCGATCCCGGCCGGCTACTTCTCCATGACCATGCAGCCGGCCGAGGTCCATGGCCCCGGCGGGGTGGGCGGCCCCGGTTCGAACATCGGGACCTTCCTCGTGGCCTACAGCAGTCTCACCTACGGCGGTCCGGGCAATCCCGAGGCCGTGCAGGTGATCCGGGTCGACGATCCCCTCGGCGCGCCGACCTTCACCGGCGAGTTCGTCACCGTGGGCGACATCGAGGACGTCGGCGGCGTCTTCGGCTTCCCGGCCCTGCCGGACGCGCCCCAGGCCGGCGGCGTCGGCCTGATCGAGGTGAACGACTCGCGGGCCCTGGACGCGGTGTGGCGCAACGGCAGCCTCTGGGCCGTGACGACCATCAACCCCAATGCCACCAGCGACCCGGTGAACGCCGGACAGACGACCGCCCACTGGTTCCGCTTCGACACGACGAGCGTGCCGGGTCCCATCGTCCTGACCGACGAGGGCAACATCGGCGGCGAGGACATCCAGCCCGGTGCCTACACCTTCTTCCCGGGCCTGGCCGTCAATGCGAACGGCGACGTCAAGTTCGGCTTCGCCGCGTCGGGCGCGAACATCTTCGCGGGCGCCTACATGGCCGGCCGCGAGGCGGGCGACCCGCCGGGCACCGTGCAGGCCACCGGCGTGGTGCGGGCCGGCGTCGACTACTACTACCGGACCTTCGGCGGCAGCCGCAACCGCTGGGGCGACTACTCCGGCGTCGCGCTCGATCCCGCCGACGACACCACCTTCTGGATCTTCAACGAATACGCCGAGGTGCGCGGCACGCCCATCTCCGGCGAGGACGGACGCTGGGGCACCGCCTGGCGCGCCTGCGCGCCGACGGCGCCGGGCCTGATCGTCGACGTGTACCCGATCTCGGGCCTGACCGACCCGGTCTCGCTCTTCTCGAAGCTGGACGGCAGCGGCGATCCCATGTTCGCGGCCCAGCTCTGGAACGGCGTGATCGGCGACCCGACGACCCTCACGGACGCCACCATCGGCGTGACCATCCGCGACGTCTTCGGCACCCCGATCGTGGGCTTCCCGCGCGAGCAGATCTTCGTGCGGGCCCAGTTCGGCGGCTGGGCCGAGTGCCCGACCGCCGTGCTCCACGCCGATTTCGACACCGACGCGTCCGGCTTCACGACCATCAGCCGGGCCCTGCACGCCGGCGGGTCGAGCGCGCCCGGCGAGCTGATGCTGGTGATCGTCAACGATCCCCTCGTCACGACGACCACCTACCCGCTCGGTCTGCCCGGCCTGCAGTACTGGGTCAACAGCACCGACCTGACGGGCAACCTCGTCACCGACCTGACCGACGTGTCGGCCTTCGCGGGGGTGTACTTCGCGGCGGCCTACGACTACGCCGGCGACTTCCGGTGGGACGGCAAGATCGACCTGACGGACGTGACGCGCATGGCCAGCGGCCTGGCCGCCGCGTGTCCGCCGGCCAAGGCGCTCGACGTGGCGCTGGGCACGGCCGGCGAGGTGGGGCTGCGCTTCGACAGCCCGCAGGGCGGCGTGGCCCGCGATCTCGCGCCGGGTGAGCGCATCGACGCCTATCTCGTGCTCGCCGGCGATGCGGCGCGGCACGGCATCGAGGCCTTCGCGGCCCGTCTGCGCACCAGCGACAACGTCATCGTCCACGAGACCGAGCTGCTCGGCCGCGCGCTGAATCTCGGCACCGACACCGACCTGGTGGTGGGCTACGGCGCGACCCGCGGCGGCGCCGACGAGGTGACTCTCGCGCGCGTGCGCCTCTCGGTGACCAACGCCATGCCCGCGTCGTTCTGGCTCGAGGGCGCGAAGGGTATGGGCGGACCGGCCGTCGTGATCGGCGACGGGATGGAGGGTGTCGTGCCCACGTCCGGCGCCGTCGAGGCGCCCGTGGCGCGGCTCAACGACAAGGACTTCCAGCCGGGCGAGAACCTGCCAATGGTCGCGCGCCTGGCCGTGAACGTGGTGCCCAACCCGTTCAACCCGCGGACGGAGATCCGCTTCGCCCTGCCCGCCGCCGGCGAGGTCTCGGTGCGTGTCTACGACGCCGCCGGTCGCCTCGTGCGGGCGCTCGTGCAGGAGAACCGGGCCGCGGGTCCGCACGTGGTCGTGTGGAACGGCGACGACGATGCCGGTCGCAAGGCCGCCAGCGGCGTGTACTGGGCGCAGGTCAAGTCCGACGGCCAGAGCGTCCAGCAGAAGATGGTGCTCCTGAAGTAG
- a CDS encoding TetR/AcrR family transcriptional regulator, producing the protein MARPTKKTPERGQARTRLLEAARDLIRARGFAATTVDDLCRAAGVTKGAFFHHFASKEALGIAAAAFWAETTSAYFAGAAYHEHADPLDRLLGYIDFRRTIIAGDLAQFTCLAGTMTQEVYGSHPDIRDACAASIFGHAATLEPDIAAAMTAHGITADWTPASLATHTQAVLQGAFVLAKAAGDRAVARDSVDHLRRYIELLFAAPPTLHEK; encoded by the coding sequence ATGGCACGCCCGACCAAAAAGACCCCCGAACGGGGCCAAGCCCGCACGCGGCTCCTGGAAGCCGCCCGCGACCTCATCCGCGCCCGCGGCTTCGCCGCCACCACGGTGGACGACCTCTGCCGCGCCGCCGGCGTGACCAAGGGCGCCTTCTTCCACCACTTCGCGAGCAAGGAGGCCCTGGGCATCGCCGCGGCCGCCTTCTGGGCCGAGACCACGTCGGCCTACTTCGCCGGCGCCGCCTACCACGAGCACGCCGATCCCCTGGACCGGCTGCTGGGCTACATCGACTTCCGCCGCACGATCATCGCCGGCGATCTGGCCCAGTTCACCTGCCTGGCCGGCACCATGACCCAGGAGGTGTACGGCTCGCATCCGGACATCCGCGACGCCTGCGCCGCCAGCATCTTCGGCCACGCCGCGACCCTCGAGCCGGACATCGCCGCGGCCATGACAGCCCACGGCATCACCGCCGACTGGACGCCCGCCAGCCTCGCCACCCACACCCAGGCCGTGCTGCAGGGCGCGTTCGTCCTGGCCAAGGCGGCGGGCGACCGCGCGGTCGCCCGCGACAGCGT